A stretch of the Candidatus Neomarinimicrobiota bacterium genome encodes the following:
- the atpA gene encoding F0F1 ATP synthase subunit alpha, producing the protein MAVEFDTGKITAMLKEELEAFEVELDVAEVGEVIMVGDGVARVHGLDNVMASELVEFPHGVFGMALNLEEDNVGLVLFGESHLVREGDLARRTGRVVEIGVGAAMLGRVVNPLGQPIDGRGEIKPEESKPIERKAPDVISRLPVKEPLQTGLKAIDSMTPIGRGQRELIIGDRQTGKTAIALDTIINQKYTHKTDAPVYCIYVAIGQKASTVATAVAELERAGAMEYTVVVAASASEPAPLQFIAPYAGATIGEYFRDQGKHALVIYDDLSKHAVAYRQVSLLLRRPPGREAYPGDIFYLHSRLLERAAKMNDENGGGSLTALPIIETQAGDVAAYIPTNVISITDGQIFLETGLFYAGIRPAMNPGISVSRVGGHAQIKAMRKVAGSLRLELALFRELEAFAKFGSDLDKATLHQITRGERLREILKQNQFQPMPVQEQVAIIFAATKGYLDDLPIERAREFEAGYLDYLRANGRQYLDTIHDTGELTEETEQDLMTITDEFMKTFVA; encoded by the coding sequence ATGGCTGTAGAATTTGACACCGGTAAGATCACCGCGATGCTGAAAGAGGAGCTCGAAGCCTTTGAGGTGGAGCTGGATGTAGCCGAGGTAGGTGAGGTGATCATGGTGGGTGACGGTGTCGCCCGGGTGCACGGATTGGATAATGTGATGGCCTCGGAATTGGTGGAGTTCCCTCATGGTGTATTCGGCATGGCTTTGAACCTGGAGGAGGACAATGTCGGTCTGGTTCTGTTTGGTGAGAGCCACCTGGTGCGGGAGGGCGACCTGGCCCGTCGTACCGGCCGGGTGGTGGAGATCGGCGTGGGTGCGGCCATGCTGGGTCGGGTAGTGAATCCTTTGGGTCAACCCATTGACGGGCGCGGGGAGATCAAGCCTGAAGAGTCTAAGCCTATCGAGCGGAAGGCACCTGATGTCATCTCGCGGCTGCCCGTCAAGGAGCCCCTGCAGACCGGCCTTAAAGCCATCGACAGCATGACCCCCATCGGCCGCGGCCAGCGGGAGCTCATTATCGGTGACCGCCAGACCGGCAAAACGGCCATCGCACTGGATACCATCATCAACCAGAAGTACACCCATAAAACGGATGCGCCCGTCTACTGCATCTATGTGGCAATCGGGCAGAAGGCCTCTACGGTGGCCACGGCGGTAGCCGAGTTGGAGCGGGCTGGCGCCATGGAGTATACCGTAGTGGTGGCGGCCAGCGCCTCCGAACCGGCACCCCTGCAGTTTATCGCCCCCTATGCCGGGGCCACCATCGGCGAATACTTCCGTGACCAGGGCAAGCATGCGCTGGTGATCTACGACGATCTCAGCAAGCATGCTGTGGCCTACCGGCAGGTATCGCTGCTGTTGCGCCGTCCCCCGGGCCGGGAAGCTTACCCGGGCGACATATTCTATCTGCATAGCCGCCTGCTGGAGCGCGCCGCCAAAATGAACGATGAAAACGGCGGTGGCTCACTCACCGCCCTGCCCATCATCGAAACCCAGGCCGGGGATGTGGCCGCGTATATCCCGACTAACGTGATCTCAATTACCGACGGCCAGATCTTTCTGGAGACCGGACTGTTCTACGCCGGCATCCGCCCCGCCATGAATCCCGGTATTTCCGTGTCCCGCGTGGGTGGCCACGCCCAGATCAAGGCGATGCGCAAGGTGGCCGGCTCGCTGCGCCTGGAGCTGGCCCTGTTCCGAGAGCTGGAGGCCTTCGCCAAGTTCGGCTCCGACCTGGACAAGGCCACCCTGCATCAGATTACCCGCGGTGAGCGGCTCAGGGAAATCCTTAAACAGAATCAGTTCCAACCCATGCCGGTGCAGGAGCAGGTAGCCATCATTTTTGCCGCCACCAAGGGCTACCTGGACGATCTGCCTATCGAGCGGGCGCGCGAATTCGAGGCGGGGTACCTGGACTACCTTCGAGCCAACGGTCGCCAGTACCTGGATACCATTCATGATACCGGCGAACTGACCGAGGAAACCGAGCAGGACCTGATGACCATAACGGACGAATTCATGAAGACTTTCGTCGCTTGA
- the atpH gene encoding ATP synthase F1 subunit delta — translation NPKARQFARATLRVAISLGMVEGFLDRLVLLARAFRESKAFRHLMITHRIPTEEKLAILRRAFAGILTELEFEVLHCLLERGLALQLPAVVKSLIHLAQVQGARMDLTVFTPRSLPEPELQSLGNRVAADIGRSLRVLGVVDPGLLGGIKLLVGNTLVDGTLARRLELLREQLV, via the coding sequence AACCCAAAGGCGCGCCAATTTGCCAGGGCCACCCTCAGAGTGGCTATCAGCCTGGGGATGGTGGAAGGCTTTCTGGACCGGTTGGTGCTGCTGGCCCGGGCCTTCCGGGAGAGTAAGGCCTTCCGCCATTTGATGATTACCCACAGGATCCCGACAGAAGAGAAATTGGCAATCCTGCGCCGGGCCTTCGCGGGCATCCTCACCGAGCTGGAATTCGAGGTCTTGCACTGCTTACTGGAACGGGGCCTGGCCCTGCAACTGCCCGCAGTGGTCAAGTCCCTGATCCATCTGGCCCAGGTGCAAGGTGCCCGGATGGACCTGACCGTTTTCACCCCCCGGTCACTTCCGGAGCCGGAGCTTCAGAGCCTGGGGAACCGGGTGGCAGCGGATATCGGGCGCTCCCTGCGGGTTCTGGGTGTGGTGGACCCCGGTCTCCTTGGTGGCATCAAGCTGCTGGTGGGCAATACCCTGGTGGATGGCACGCTGGCCCGCCGGCTGGAGCTGTTGCGGGAACAGCTGGTGTAG